The nucleotide sequence ACCGTCACCAAGTATCTCGGAGCATCCGCCACCTTGAAAAAGCCTTTCGATCATGACACCCTGGCTGAGACCATCAAGACGGTCCTGACAACCGGCAAATGAGCCTGCGGCCGGTCCATCCGACCGGGGCAGGCCCGTTGAAAGATCGTTTCCGGATCCACCCGCATCAATTCCTCGCCCGTCCGGAAGGAACGTCCACTCCTTGTTTTCCGCATGATCGACTCGCACCACCACCTCTGGAGCTACTCCGCCGGGGAATACCCGTGGATTCCTCCCGGCTCGCCTCTGGCGAACGACCATCTCCTCACGGAGTTGGAACAAGCCACGGCCTCCGCAGGGGTGGATGCCACCGTGGTGGTGCAGGCGCGGCAGGTGGTGGAGGAGTCGCACCGGCTGCTTTCCCTGGCGGACCGGTCGGAACTCATCGCCGGGGTTGTCGGCTGGGTTCCTCTTGTGGATGAAAATGTCGCCGAGCCGCTCGCCCGCCTCGCGGCACATGACAAGTTCAAGGGCGTGCGACATGTTCTGCAGGATGAACCGGATGACTATTTCCTGCGGGACGATTTTCATCGCGGCCTGTCGCTGCTTCCCGATCTGGACCTGCGCTACGACCTGCTGGTTTACCAAAACCAGCTCCCGGCCTCCATCCGGCTGGTGGATCGCCAGCCGGACCTGGGCATCATCATCGATCACATCGCCAAACCCCGGATCCTCAAAGGCAGGATCGATCCCGCTTGGAAAGCAGGCATGACGGAGCTTGCCAAACGCGAGAACATCCTTGGCGTTAAAATCTCGGGCATGGTGACGGAAGTGTCGGACCCGGAGATCGATGAAGACACGCTGCGCGCCTACTTCGAGGAAACCCTCCGGATCTTCGGCGTGGACCGCCTGATGTTCGGCACGGACTGGCCGGTGTGCCTGCTTCGTGTGGATTCCTGCCAAACGTGGACGGAAATGTTCCGCCGTTTCACCGCCTCCTTGAGCAGTGATGAAAAAGCCGCCGTCGGGCATGACAATGCCGCGCGGATCTATGGTCTTTAAATCCTGCACTTTCCAAAGGACACCGCCATTTCCATTGTCATCCCGAGAATTTCCTTCAACTTCGAAACCCATCCCATGATTGACCGCATCCTCGCCAAACGCATTGTTCCCGTCGTTGTTCTCGACCGTGTCGAATCCGCCGAGCCGCTTGCGGAGGCGCTGTTGGAGGGGGGGCTCGACATCATGGAAATCACGTTCAGGACGGCGGCGGCGGAGGAGTCCATCCGGCGCATCGCCGCGCGGTTTCCGGAGATCCTGTTAGGGGCCGGAACATTGCTTGAAAAGGAACAGGTCCGGCGTGCCCGCGACGCGGGTGCCGTGTTCGGCCTGGCACCGGGCCTGAACCCGGCCATCATCGCCTCGGCGAAGGAGATCGGCCTGCAATTCTCCCCCGGGGTCATGACTCCCAGCGATGTGGAACAGGCGCTGTCGCTCGGTTGCGAACTGTTGAAATTTTTCCCGGCGGAGGTCGCGGGCGGTGTGGACATGCTCAAGGCCCTCGCCGGTCCATACGGTCATACAGGTGTCCGGTTCATCCCGACCGGTGGCGTGTCTTCCGGCAATCTGTCGGCCTATCTCAAGCTGCCTGTCGTCGCCGCCATCGGCGGTTCGTGGATGGTGGACAAGCAGTTGGTGAACGATGGGAAGTGGGCGGAAATCACTCGCATCACACGCGAGGCTCTTGCCGCCGCCGCGGAAGCCCGCTAACACCGTTCCCATGATCGCAGGAATCGAACTGGGCGGGACGAAGACCGTCGTCGCCATTGGCACGCCTGAAGGGAAGGTCGTGGAAGAGTTCCGCTTCCCCACAACCCACCCGGAAGAGACGCTTGCCGTTGCGGCGGAATGGCTGCGCGCGAGAGGCACTCCGGGGGACATCTGCATCGCCGCATTCGGTCCGGTGGGGGTGGTGAAAGGGCGGGAGAATTATGGAAAAATCCTCGCGACACCGAAGGCCGGTTGGTCGGACTTCTCGCTGACAGGCGCGCTGGCGGAAGTATTTCCCGAGGCCCGCTACTCCATCGACACCGACGTGAACGCGGCCGCCCTGGCGGAAGCACGGATCGGCGCGGCGGCCGGGCTGGATGACGTCGCCTACATCACCATCGGCACCGGCATCGGAGCGGGGATCCTGTCCGGAGGACATCTGATCCACGGTTCACTTCATCCTGAGACGGGTCACCTGAAGGTGCCGCGTCATCCCGAGGACACGTTCAAAGGCGTATGCCCGTTTCATGCGGACTGTCTGGAGGGCTTGGCAAGCGGCCCGGCCATCGCGGCCCGGTGGGGGAAACCGGCTGATGAACTGCCGGTCGGCCATCCCGCCTGGGACATGCAGGCGTGGTACCTCGCGCATGGGATCCTTTCCTTGCTTGCCATCGTTTCTCCGGAGAAGGTCATCGTCGGCGGAGGGGTCTCCCAGGTGGCGGGATTGCATGAAAAGATCAACAGGCTGCTTGTGGAAATCGGCGCGGGGTATTTCCCCGTTCTGTTGACCGATGGTGACTACGTCGTCCCGCCCGCCCTCGGCCAGGAAGCGGGAATATGCGGGGCGTTTCTGCTGACGGGTTCTTGAACGGGTGCGGTTTTGCCTTGTGATCGCGCCCCCGATCCAGTGACAGCCACAAGCATGGAGGAGGAAACGAAAAAGCCCGCCATCCGCAGGGATGACGGGCTTTGGAGATTCACCGGTGCGTTTTAGCAACCGCAGCCGCCGCCACCGTGGCCACCGCAGCAACCGCCGCCGGATTCCACGAGGTCGTCAGCCGTTGGCACGCGGCCGTTTTCGATGGTGCTGCTCACGTACTTGCCGATTTCCTTCTGGAGGCCTTCCAGTTCGCGCTGGGCGGTAAGGAAATCACGGGCGATTTCATTGGCGAACAAAGCGTCACGGGCCGCCTCGAACTCGCGGATTTCAACAGCGCCCAGCTCGATGCCGGCGTGTTGCTTGTGGTGGAGTTCCTCGCCGCGCTCATGCACGCTCTGGTATTGGAGGCGGGCCGCGTCGTCGCCCAGGAAGCGCTCGACCTGGGCCTGAAGCTTGAGAAAGGTAGGATCACTGACGATTTGCGCGCACAGTTCCTTGGTTTTGGAGATGACTTGTGAGTCTTCGGCAACAATGGACATGCCGCTCAATACGCCTGTAAAACCGGACTGGCAACGGAAATAAAAACGGGGGCCGGTCGATCCGCCGGCGTCCTTCAAAACACGGTGCTCCTCAAAAAGCGTGACAGCGGGCGGAAGCCCGGTTTTCGTAATGCAACTCACTTCCCCATGGCCATCGACCCACTCAAAGACGGCATCCGTTCCAACGTCCGGATCGATTTCTACGGCCACGTCCACAAGCGCCTGCGGGGCACGGATGCGGACAAGCGCTACGCCATGGAGGTCTCCGTCCTGAAGGTGTTGGAAGAACGCGGCTGCCCGTATGTCCCACGCCTGCTGGAAGAACATCCGGAGGAGCTTTATTTCGTCTCCACGAACTGCGGGAAGCCCGCGTCCATGATTACCAAGGAGAAGGCCAACCAGCTTTTCGCGAAACTGGAGCGCGAGTATGGCGTGCGCCATCTCGACGCGGAGCCCCGGAACATCACCTACTCCGACAAGCTCGGTTGCTTCTGCATCATCGACTTCGAGCTGGCGGAGGTGCTTCCACCACCGCCGGAGCTCGGCACTCCCTCACCCAAAAATCCCGAACACCCATAAACCCAACCCATCATTCGTGACGGAATCCGCCATTTTTCACTGGGCGTCGCTGACCCACAGCGGCTCCCGGAAACCCCGCAATGACGATTCGCTCATCGCCTTCGCCTCCGGAGCGCTCGGTGCGGAAACATTACCCGCCGAGGGCAGCCTGCCCCTTGCCCAGCATGATCTCGTCTTCGCCGTTTCCGACGGCATGGGCGGAGGAAATGCCGGTGACATCGCGTCCTCAACCATCGTCACCCAGATGGCGGAGATCATCCCGGAAACGTTCAAGGCGGCTGCCGCGGGCTTTTTCCCCGATTCCATCAGCCACCTTGGAGACGCATTGCGCAGCATCCACGAACAGATCAACGCCGCCGCCAATGGTTGCCCGGACAAGAGTGGCATGGCCGCCACGCTGGCGCTCACCTGGTTCACTCCGGAAAACCTCTACCTCGCCAATGCAGGGGATTCGCGCATCTACCGCTCGCGCGGTGGCGTGCTGGAGCAGCTCAGCCGAGACCACACCGCCGCCTGGGGGCAGTGGAAACGGGGGGAGATCAGCGAGATCCAATACCGGAACCACCCCCGCCGCGCCGCGCTCTATGAAGTCGTCGGCGGGGGCCATGCCCGGGTGAATCCCCACTTCGCCGCCGTATCCTACGAACCGGGCGACTGTTTCCTCGTCTGCTCGGACGGCCTCATCGACGGTTTGTGGGAACGCCACATTTCGGAAGCCCTCGCCGGTTGCACGGATTGTCCGATGGCCACCGCCGAAAAACTCCTGAAACGCGCCGTGGACAACTCGGGTATCGACGACACGAGCCTGATCGTGATCTCGGTGATCGCCTGAAACACCCCCACCCTCCTCCCCCCGGCCTCCCGCAGCACTTTTTGCGGCAATCAACTTTTTGGCTTTCCTATTCCTTGGTTGGGTGGAGGATCAGACAAAACATTTCTAACAGAAACTGATGCGTGGTTTTCTTCAGATCCGCCCCACCTTCTCCCTAGAATTTCCATGAAATTACTTCAAACCCTCCTCCTGCCCTCCCTCGAATGGAAAAACGACCACGGGCGGCTCGCTCCGGCTGACGCCGAACTGGTGTTTGCTTTTGGAATCCGCGAAATCATCGAGTCTCCCGATATTTATCAGGAGCTGAAAAAACGATTTCCTGCCGCCCACATCGCCCTCGCCTCGACCTCCGGCAACCTGGCGGACCAGATCATCGATGACAGCGGAGTGCTCTGCACCGCTCTCCGCATGGAAAAGTCCCGCACCCGTGCGGAGGTTGCGAATCTATCATCCCACCCGGACCTCGAAACCTTGTGCGCCCACCTCGCCGACGTGCTCGCGGCGGACGATCTCCGTCACGTATTCGTGCTTTCGGACGGCAGTTCCGTCAACGGCACGGAATTGAGCAACACATTCAACAGCAAGCTTCCACCTCAGGTGACACTCAGCGGCGGTCTGGCCGGAGACGGCACCGCCTTCAGCAAGACCGTCGTGGGCCTGGACAGCGTCCCCACGACCGGAACTATCGTCGCCATCGGGTTTTACGGAAATGTGGAACTGGCCTTCGGCAGCGCGGGCGGCTGGAGCGGATTCGGCCCGGAACGCCTGGTCACCCGGTCCGAGGGCAACTGCCTCCACGAGTTGGACGGGCAGCCGGCACTCCATCTTTACAAAACCTACCTTGGCAGCCAGGCAGCCGGCCTGCCAGCCTCCGCCCTGAGGTTCCCCCTCCGGGTGTCGCAGGGAGAAAACACCCCCTTCATCGTCAGGACCATCCTCTCGATCGATGAGGATGCGAACACCATGACTTTCGCCGGTGACGTCCCGGAAGGGGCCAAGGTCCAGCTCATGCGGGCGTCCTATGAGGATCTCATCGATGGCGCGCAATCGGCGGCGGAACAAGCGGAACTGCCCGGAGCGGAACTGGTGCTCTGCGTCAGCTGCGTCGGCCGGAGGATCGTGCTGGGCCAGCGCACCGAGGAGGAACTCGAGAGCGTGCGGGCGGCCTTCGGGGACTCTCCGGTGATCGGCGGATTCTATTCCTACGGCGAACTGGCCCCCTCCGGGCATCAACTGGAAAGCCAGCTCCACAATCAAACCATGACCATCACCAGTTTCCGGGAAGTCTGATATGACCTATCACCCGCTACTGGCCCGGCAATTGCGGAGAGTTTTCGGCTCGTCAGACACGGTGCCACCGGAAGTGCTGCCATTCATCAAGCTGGTGGATGGCGCTTACGCCCAGTTTGACAGCGACCGCCTGCTGACGGAGCACGTGATGACTGTCAGCGCCCGCGAACTGACCGAATCCAACGCCACCCTGATCGAACAGAACAACCGCAATGCCGAAGTGCTCCAACGGTTGGAAAAGGCGATCAACCTGCTGAACGACGACGAATCCGGCCACCGCGGCGGATTGGATCTTCTGCAGGTCGCCCATGACATCGAGCAACTCGCGGAACTGCGGCGCGATACGGAAAACGCCCTCAGATCCGCGAAAGTCGCCGCGGACTCCGCCAACCGGGCGAAAAGCGAGTTTCTGGCGAACATGAGTCACGAAATCAGAACGCCGCTCAACGCCGTGGTAGGGATGACCAGCCTTCTGCTCGATTCGGAGATGTCTCCCGACCAGCTCGACTATACCGAGACCATCCGCGCCAGCAGCGACGCGCTCCTCAGCATTATCAACGATATCCTGGATTTTTCCAAGATCGAGGCCGGAAAAATGGAGGTCGAGTGCATTCCCACCGACATCCACACCACGGTGGAACAGGTGATCGACATGTTCTCCGCCCAGACCTCCGCGCAGATGTTGGATCTCGGAGCTTTCATTTCCCCGGAGGTGCCGCGATGGGTCAACTCGGATCCCACCCGGCTGCGCCAGATTCTGGTGAACCTCGTGGGAAACGCCATCCGGTTCACTCCTCAGGGAGGCATCGGCATCTTCGTCAGCGCGATGCGGGAAGAAGACAAATGGAACATCAGGTTTCATGTCGAGGACACGGGAATCGGCATTCCAGCCGAGAGGCTCGACCGCCTGTTCAAGGCATTCACCCAGGTGGACAGTTCCACCACGCGGAGATTTGGCGGAACCGGGCTCGGACTGGCCATCTCCCAGCGGCTGGTGTCCATGCTGGGAGGAGAAATTTCCGTGACCAGCGAGCCCGGCGAAGGAACCACCTTCCACTTCGACATCCGCGCGGAGGCGGTCGGTCTCAATGAGCTGCGTCCGCCACAACAACTCGACATCCGTCCTCTCGCCGGACGGCATATCCTGATTGTGGACGACATCGCGATCAACCGCCGGATCCTCGAACAGCAACTCCGTGGCGCGGGATTTGTCGTCACCCTCGCCCCGAGTCCCCAAGCCGCCATCGAGTTTTTCCTGCTCGGGAATTCCTGCGACCTCGTCCTGCTGGACTACAACATGCCGGTCATGAACGGTGCGGAACTCGCCCTGGAGCTCGACCGCAGACATCCCCGCAGCCTGCCGCCCTTCATTCTCCTGAGTTCGCGGGGACACCTGACCGATGAGGCAGGCCCCCTGATCAGCCGCAGGCTCGCCAAGCCCGTCAAACCCAGCGAGCTGCTCTCACTGATTTCCGAAACGCTGCTGCCCACCAGCCACATCCGGGTGCCGACCCGTGCGGCGCCGGAATACGACACCTCCTTCGCCAACAAGTATCCGTTGAAAATACTCGTCGCCGAAGACATCGCCGTAAACCAGAAGGTCATCAGCCTGTTCCTCACCCGGCTCGGCTATCGGGCGGACATCGTCGCCGACGGATTGGAGGTGCTTGCCGCCCACGCCGCGGGAAACCATGACATCATCCTGATGGACCTCCAGATGCCGGAAATGGACGGTGTCGCCGCCACCCGCATGCTCCGCACCAACCCCAACGGCGCCTCGCGCCCCTACATCATCGCCTTGACCGCGAACGTCCAGTCCGAGCAGCAGATTGAAGCACGGGAGGTCGGATTCCAGGATTACCTCAGCAAACCGCTGCGCCCGGAATCACTCGCGAACGCCCTCGAAAGAGCCCACATCTGGCTCATGGCAAACCCTTAAATACCCCCCAACGTGAATGCCAAAAACAATTTGGCTTGGCATGCATGATGCTTTTTCATGAATGTCAGTCATCCTTGGCGGCCACGGGAGCACCCGGATTCACAAGGATTTCTGAGACAAAATTACCGTTAATCACTGAAAACAACCACATATGGCCAAATACAAATTGGAATACATCTGGCTCGACGGCTACACCCCCGTGCCAAATCTCCGCGGAAAAACGCAAATCAAAGAATACGCCAGTTTTCCAACCCTGGAAGAGCTCCCACTCTGGGGCTTCGACGGTAGTTCCACCCAGCAAGCTGAAGGCCGCAGCTCCGATTGCGTCCTGAAACCGGTCGCCATCTACCCGGACACCACCCGCAAGAACGGTGCGATCGTGATGTGCGAAGTCATGATGCCGGACGGCACCACCCCGCACCCGACCAACGCGCGTGCCACCATCCTTGACGATCCCGGCGCATGGTTCGGCTTCGAGCAGGAATATTTCCTCTACCAGGACGGACGTCCTCTCGGCTTCCCTGTCGATGGCTTCCCGAAAATCGGCCAAGGCCCGTATTACTGCGGTGTCGGCTACAAGTTCATGGGCGACATCGCCCGCCAGATCGTCGAGGAGCACCTCGACCTCTGCCTCGACGCAGGCATCAACCACGAAGGCATCAACGCCGAGGTGGCGAAAGGCCAGTGGGAATTCCAGATCTTCGGCAAGGGCTCCAAGAAAGCCGCCGACGAAATGTGGGTCGCCCGCTACCTCCTCAACCGCGTCTGCGAAAAATACGGCATCGACGTGGAATACCATTGCAAACCACTCGGTGACACCGACTGGAACGGCTCCGGCATGCACGCGAACTTCTCCACCGAGTACCTCCGCACCAAGGGCGGCAAGGAGTACTTCGAAGCACTCATGGGTGCCTTCGCCGACCACGTGGAAGAGCACATCGCCGTCTACGGTCCTGACAACCACATGCGCCTCACCGGTCTCCACGAGACCCAGGCCATCGACAAGTTCTCCTACGGTGTCGCTGACCGCGGTGCGTCCATCCGCATCCCGCACAGCTTCGTCAAGGGCGACAAATATCAAGGCTATCTCGAAGACCGCCGTCCGAACTCCCAAGGCGACCCGTACCAGATCGCCTCGCGGATCCTCAAGACGATCTCCCTCGTGCCGACTCCTTGAGTTGACCCTTTAGAGTGAGTTTTCCTCAAGCCGCCTTCCTTCACGGGAAGGCGGCTTGTTTTTTGAGATAGGGAAACCGACAACGGCCTGTTGCATGGCCTCCGGTGCCGCCCTTCCGGTGATCGCAACGGGGTGCCAGGACTTCTGCGGCGGGTGGCAGACAGTCGCTTCGTCATCGGCCGAAAACCCTCGGATACCTTTTTTGAAAATCCTGGTTCATTTGCGAATTATCGCGAGATAATAGACGTAGTGGATTTTACAACGCCGGCGACAACCCCTGCCACCCACGCGGTCCAACCCATTATCCGATGAAAATCCGAATCAACTCATGCTGCCTCCTGTTGGCATCCCTGATGACAGGTCTTGCAACTCCCGAAAATGACATCGCCTCGCAGGTACCCGCGGCGAGGGCCATCCTGGATGAATGGCAGGCGGAAAAACCGGAGCGGGCCCAGAGAAAACTGCACGTGATCTTGTGGACCCCCTCCGACCGGGAACCCGCACCGGGATATCGCGAGCGGCTTTCCGCCGTGTTGCACGACATCCAGAAATTCTATGCGAAGGAAATGACACGCGTCGGATTCGGTCCCCGCACCTTGAGATTTGATGAAGAATCTGGCGGCATGATCCGCATTCATCAGGTGCGGGGCAGGCACCCCTACGCTCACTACGCCACGAAAAGCGGAAGCGAAATCCGCGAGGAATGCCTCAAGCCGCTGAAGCAGGCCGGTGTGGACGCGGACAAGGAAACGATCGTGATCTTCTGCAACATGGCGAACTGGGATGCCGACAAGGGAACAATGACCCAGAACAGCCCTTACTATGCCGGCGGAACCCATATGAAGGGCACCGCATGGCAGGTGGATTCCCCGTTGTTGAACCTGGACTTCCTGGCGAAAAAGGAGCCGGTTTTCCATGACGGCCAGTATGGAAACATCTCGGTCGGCCGTTATAATTCGATCTTCATCGGTGGCGTGGCCCACGAGTTGGGGCACGCCCTGGGTCTCCCCCATGCGTGCGAACGGGAGGACGAGAAAGAATCATTCGGAACCGCGCTCATGGGATCCGGAAACCGCTCTTACGGTGAGAATCTGCGGGGCGAAGGCAAGGGCACGTTCCTCACCCTCGCCCACGCGCTGCGGCTAGCGTCCCACCCGATTTTCTGCGGCTCCATCAAGGGCGTGGACATTCCCGCAAACGTATTGGTGACGGATGCCTCGATCCAGCAAGCCGGGAATGGCTGCGATTTCTCCGCCACGGTGAAGGCGGACCCGCCGGTATATGGGGTGGTCGCCTACATGGATCCCGAGGGTGGAGGCGATTACGACGCCACGACCACCACGGCGGTGCCGGACAAGAACGGCAAATTCGTCCTGCACTGCCAGACCTTCGCCAAAGGCAAGGCGGGTGAGCTGCGGGTGGTCTATCTCCAGTCAAACGGCGTAGCCTCCGGATTCTTGAGCGCCACCCCCTACAGCTATCCCTATCTGGTGGATTCTTCGGGCAAGGTTGATATTTCCGCATCGAGAACCCGGCTGCTTCTGGAACCACTCGTCGCCGCGGTCGCCGCCCGTGCCCCGGCTGCTGTGGAACTGCGGTTGAAAGAACTTGCCTCATTCAAAGACGATTCCCTTTCGGAAATCGCCCGATGCTATGCGAATTCCATCTCACCCCGCTTGAAATCAGGAATCGGCCCCGGAACCAACCGGGTGCTTCTCTCCGAAATGGCCACCGCCGAGGCGCTTACCGGCTATGGTCCACCGACCCGCGACGGACTGCCGGGACGAGACGGGATTCTCATCTGTGGCGGCCGGGCATATGCACGCGGACTCTACGCCCACGCACCCGCCCGCCATGTGTGGGAACTGGACGGCTCATGGAAGTCCCTTCAAGGAAGAGCCGGTATCGCGGACGGTCATGACGGCACCGTCCGGTTCGTCATCGAGGGCGATGGCAAGCTGCTGTGGCAATCGGACGTGGTCAAGGCCGGCAAGAGCCTGCCATTCCAAGCCGACCTCAGCGGAATCAGAAAACTCACCCTGCGTACGGAAGACGGCGGGGACGAAACCCGGGGTGACTGGGGGCTCTGGCTCGCTCCCGAAATTTCCCGTTGAAGCCCGCCTCCGCCACGTGCGGCCCACCGGCTGAAATTTTTACTAGCACGAGATAATTCGGAATGATATGACCAAATCAATTGGAGCTTACCCGTCCGGACGATTCCCCATCCCTTGTTGCCATGCATCGTTTCCCTTTGATCTCTCGGGCCGTCTTTCTGGCGCTCTCGTTCGTGTTCACAGCATCATCCCGTGCGGATTTATCCGGGGATTACGCGAGTCTCGTCAGCGGAGCGGAATCGCAGGTCATCACCGCACCGGGCACTCCGGGGACGGTGGCCATGTTTGGCACGGCAGCGTTTCCCGTTCTCCTGGGAACGGCCGGTCCACCCCAGTCGGTGATGGGCGCGGGGCGTTACGGTGACAGCTACGCCGGAACAGCAGCCCGGGCGG is from Luteolibacter yonseiensis and encodes:
- a CDS encoding amidohydrolase family protein, with product MIDSHHHLWSYSAGEYPWIPPGSPLANDHLLTELEQATASAGVDATVVVQARQVVEESHRLLSLADRSELIAGVVGWVPLVDENVAEPLARLAAHDKFKGVRHVLQDEPDDYFLRDDFHRGLSLLPDLDLRYDLLVYQNQLPASIRLVDRQPDLGIIIDHIAKPRILKGRIDPAWKAGMTELAKRENILGVKISGMVTEVSDPEIDEDTLRAYFEETLRIFGVDRLMFGTDWPVCLLRVDSCQTWTEMFRRFTASLSSDEKAAVGHDNAARIYGL
- the eda gene encoding bifunctional 4-hydroxy-2-oxoglutarate aldolase/2-dehydro-3-deoxy-phosphogluconate aldolase: MIDRILAKRIVPVVVLDRVESAEPLAEALLEGGLDIMEITFRTAAAEESIRRIAARFPEILLGAGTLLEKEQVRRARDAGAVFGLAPGLNPAIIASAKEIGLQFSPGVMTPSDVEQALSLGCELLKFFPAEVAGGVDMLKALAGPYGHTGVRFIPTGGVSSGNLSAYLKLPVVAAIGGSWMVDKQLVNDGKWAEITRITREALAAAAEAR
- a CDS encoding ROK family protein, which codes for MIAGIELGGTKTVVAIGTPEGKVVEEFRFPTTHPEETLAVAAEWLRARGTPGDICIAAFGPVGVVKGRENYGKILATPKAGWSDFSLTGALAEVFPEARYSIDTDVNAAALAEARIGAAAGLDDVAYITIGTGIGAGILSGGHLIHGSLHPETGHLKVPRHPEDTFKGVCPFHADCLEGLASGPAIAARWGKPADELPVGHPAWDMQAWYLAHGILSLLAIVSPEKVIVGGGVSQVAGLHEKINRLLVEIGAGYFPVLLTDGDYVVPPALGQEAGICGAFLLTGS
- a CDS encoding YlbF family regulator, whose translation is MSIVAEDSQVISKTKELCAQIVSDPTFLKLQAQVERFLGDDAARLQYQSVHERGEELHHKQHAGIELGAVEIREFEAARDALFANEIARDFLTAQRELEGLQKEIGKYVSSTIENGRVPTADDLVESGGGCCGGHGGGGCGC
- a CDS encoding serine/threonine protein phosphatase; its protein translation is MAIDPLKDGIRSNVRIDFYGHVHKRLRGTDADKRYAMEVSVLKVLEERGCPYVPRLLEEHPEELYFVSTNCGKPASMITKEKANQLFAKLEREYGVRHLDAEPRNITYSDKLGCFCIIDFELAEVLPPPPELGTPSPKNPEHP
- a CDS encoding PP2C family protein-serine/threonine phosphatase — its product is MTESAIFHWASLTHSGSRKPRNDDSLIAFASGALGAETLPAEGSLPLAQHDLVFAVSDGMGGGNAGDIASSTIVTQMAEIIPETFKAAAAGFFPDSISHLGDALRSIHEQINAAANGCPDKSGMAATLALTWFTPENLYLANAGDSRIYRSRGGVLEQLSRDHTAAWGQWKRGEISEIQYRNHPRRAALYEVVGGGHARVNPHFAAVSYEPGDCFLVCSDGLIDGLWERHISEALAGCTDCPMATAEKLLKRAVDNSGIDDTSLIVISVIA
- a CDS encoding FIST signal transduction protein, which codes for MKLLQTLLLPSLEWKNDHGRLAPADAELVFAFGIREIIESPDIYQELKKRFPAAHIALASTSGNLADQIIDDSGVLCTALRMEKSRTRAEVANLSSHPDLETLCAHLADVLAADDLRHVFVLSDGSSVNGTELSNTFNSKLPPQVTLSGGLAGDGTAFSKTVVGLDSVPTTGTIVAIGFYGNVELAFGSAGGWSGFGPERLVTRSEGNCLHELDGQPALHLYKTYLGSQAAGLPASALRFPLRVSQGENTPFIVRTILSIDEDANTMTFAGDVPEGAKVQLMRASYEDLIDGAQSAAEQAELPGAELVLCVSCVGRRIVLGQRTEEELESVRAAFGDSPVIGGFYSYGELAPSGHQLESQLHNQTMTITSFREV
- a CDS encoding response regulator — translated: MTYHPLLARQLRRVFGSSDTVPPEVLPFIKLVDGAYAQFDSDRLLTEHVMTVSARELTESNATLIEQNNRNAEVLQRLEKAINLLNDDESGHRGGLDLLQVAHDIEQLAELRRDTENALRSAKVAADSANRAKSEFLANMSHEIRTPLNAVVGMTSLLLDSEMSPDQLDYTETIRASSDALLSIINDILDFSKIEAGKMEVECIPTDIHTTVEQVIDMFSAQTSAQMLDLGAFISPEVPRWVNSDPTRLRQILVNLVGNAIRFTPQGGIGIFVSAMREEDKWNIRFHVEDTGIGIPAERLDRLFKAFTQVDSSTTRRFGGTGLGLAISQRLVSMLGGEISVTSEPGEGTTFHFDIRAEAVGLNELRPPQQLDIRPLAGRHILIVDDIAINRRILEQQLRGAGFVVTLAPSPQAAIEFFLLGNSCDLVLLDYNMPVMNGAELALELDRRHPRSLPPFILLSSRGHLTDEAGPLISRRLAKPVKPSELLSLISETLLPTSHIRVPTRAAPEYDTSFANKYPLKILVAEDIAVNQKVISLFLTRLGYRADIVADGLEVLAAHAAGNHDIILMDLQMPEMDGVAATRMLRTNPNGASRPYIIALTANVQSEQQIEAREVGFQDYLSKPLRPESLANALERAHIWLMANP
- a CDS encoding glutamine synthetase beta-grasp domain-containing protein, whose protein sequence is MAKYKLEYIWLDGYTPVPNLRGKTQIKEYASFPTLEELPLWGFDGSSTQQAEGRSSDCVLKPVAIYPDTTRKNGAIVMCEVMMPDGTTPHPTNARATILDDPGAWFGFEQEYFLYQDGRPLGFPVDGFPKIGQGPYYCGVGYKFMGDIARQIVEEHLDLCLDAGINHEGINAEVAKGQWEFQIFGKGSKKAADEMWVARYLLNRVCEKYGIDVEYHCKPLGDTDWNGSGMHANFSTEYLRTKGGKEYFEALMGAFADHVEEHIAVYGPDNHMRLTGLHETQAIDKFSYGVADRGASIRIPHSFVKGDKYQGYLEDRRPNSQGDPYQIASRILKTISLVPTP
- a CDS encoding NPCBM/NEW2 domain-containing protein — encoded protein: MKIRINSCCLLLASLMTGLATPENDIASQVPAARAILDEWQAEKPERAQRKLHVILWTPSDREPAPGYRERLSAVLHDIQKFYAKEMTRVGFGPRTLRFDEESGGMIRIHQVRGRHPYAHYATKSGSEIREECLKPLKQAGVDADKETIVIFCNMANWDADKGTMTQNSPYYAGGTHMKGTAWQVDSPLLNLDFLAKKEPVFHDGQYGNISVGRYNSIFIGGVAHELGHALGLPHACEREDEKESFGTALMGSGNRSYGENLRGEGKGTFLTLAHALRLASHPIFCGSIKGVDIPANVLVTDASIQQAGNGCDFSATVKADPPVYGVVAYMDPEGGGDYDATTTTAVPDKNGKFVLHCQTFAKGKAGELRVVYLQSNGVASGFLSATPYSYPYLVDSSGKVDISASRTRLLLEPLVAAVAARAPAAVELRLKELASFKDDSLSEIARCYANSISPRLKSGIGPGTNRVLLSEMATAEALTGYGPPTRDGLPGRDGILICGGRAYARGLYAHAPARHVWELDGSWKSLQGRAGIADGHDGTVRFVIEGDGKLLWQSDVVKAGKSLPFQADLSGIRKLTLRTEDGGDETRGDWGLWLAPEISR